One window from the genome of Streptomyces sp. NBC_00708 encodes:
- a CDS encoding SMI1/KNR4 family protein, producing MDVEISSRIRDTALQLGVGVPYALKVLAGQLSVDPDMGKPLGQSDVLTVFVDGDLYEDCPALIVGYLRKPTLVEIRYVKPASSAEPAAEAVKGRAAEQDPGPVAETLVEREVRDAWQRVTCWLQRHAPRSHAALRAGASDRAITNVEHDLGVQVPVALRALWSLSAGDDGVNGAGCLPGNQALMPLGAVADLYQRQMEFQAHQDSLNSSRAEYDRITVWRPGWIPVSSYGPADQTSGLYLDTETGYMGRWSRYNEGQSNELDTLVTYVEDVADMLEAPSLATRDKPGLVDETLVWGSRIDPGQEDRWQPLTG from the coding sequence ATGGACGTCGAGATATCCTCCCGGATACGGGACACCGCGTTACAGCTCGGCGTAGGCGTTCCGTACGCATTGAAAGTTCTGGCTGGCCAGTTGTCCGTTGATCCGGACATGGGAAAGCCATTAGGCCAGTCGGACGTACTCACAGTCTTTGTCGACGGTGATCTGTACGAGGACTGCCCCGCCCTGATTGTCGGCTACCTGCGCAAGCCGACCCTCGTCGAGATCCGATATGTGAAGCCGGCCTCCTCTGCTGAGCCTGCCGCCGAGGCCGTCAAGGGTCGGGCGGCGGAGCAGGACCCCGGCCCCGTTGCCGAGACGCTCGTGGAGCGGGAGGTCAGGGATGCCTGGCAGCGCGTCACGTGTTGGCTCCAGCGCCACGCACCAAGGTCCCACGCTGCCCTACGAGCAGGCGCAAGTGATCGTGCCATCACAAATGTGGAACACGACCTCGGTGTACAGGTGCCCGTAGCCCTTCGGGCACTTTGGTCGCTGTCCGCAGGAGATGACGGGGTTAACGGCGCAGGTTGCCTCCCGGGCAACCAAGCCCTTATGCCGCTGGGTGCAGTGGCCGACCTTTATCAGCGGCAGATGGAGTTCCAAGCACACCAGGACAGCCTGAATTCCTCGCGTGCCGAGTATGACCGGATCACCGTCTGGAGGCCGGGGTGGATCCCCGTTTCTTCATACGGCCCGGCCGATCAAACTTCGGGTTTGTACCTGGACACCGAAACCGGATACATGGGTCGGTGGTCGCGCTACAACGAAGGCCAATCCAACGAGCTCGACACGCTGGTGACGTACGTTGAAGATGTCGCAGACATGCTGGAAGCACCATCTCTGGCCACCCGGGACAAGCCCGGCCTGGTAGACGAGACTTTGGTGTGGGGAAGCAGAATTGATCCCGGACAAGAGGATCGGTGGCAGCCGTTGACGGGATGA
- a CDS encoding glycosyl hydrolase family 18 protein: MHPRKTLIAALLSTALATGGLAATVGIGSAQAADAPATAAAGNVRIAYYDQWSVYGNAFYPKQLDTRGIAGQLDVINYSFGNIHPTDLTCFEANKAAGDDNNPNAGDGAGDSYADYQKSFSAADSVDGVADKWDQPIVGVFNQFKELKAKYPHLKINISLGGWSYSKYFSDAAKTDASRKKLVSSCIDQYIKGNLPVEGGYGGPGSAAGIFDGIDIDWEYPASAGGHLGNHYAPEDKQNFTLLLAEFRKQLDAYGAANGGKKYLLTAAFGAGQDKIANIETDKIGQYLDYANLMTYDMHGAWDGDGPTYHQSPLYSGADDPSDPVAPGTEKYSIDNAVDSWLDGKPAYGIAGGFPANKLTLGYEFYYRGWKGVPAGTTHGLAQSATGGSSPRPLSQQAGIAHYKELGGIVDNPATTYWDDEAKASYFYKDGEFFTGLDQKSIQARADYAKQRGLAGAMMYSLLGLDENATLLKQINTAIGGTSTGPTTPPTTDPTDPTTPPTTDPTDPPATGCGSVPAYVAGTVYNAGNEVSYNGHTYKAQWWTQNETPGSTGDWGVWKDQGAC; this comes from the coding sequence GTGCACCCCCGTAAAACTCTGATCGCCGCGCTGCTGAGCACGGCCCTCGCCACCGGCGGCCTCGCCGCGACCGTCGGCATCGGCTCCGCCCAGGCGGCCGACGCACCCGCCACCGCCGCCGCGGGCAACGTGCGCATCGCGTACTACGACCAGTGGAGCGTCTACGGCAACGCCTTCTACCCGAAGCAGCTCGACACCCGGGGCATCGCCGGCCAGCTGGACGTCATCAACTACTCGTTCGGCAACATCCACCCCACCGACCTCACCTGCTTCGAGGCCAACAAGGCGGCGGGCGACGACAACAACCCCAACGCGGGTGACGGTGCGGGCGACTCGTACGCCGACTACCAGAAGTCCTTCAGCGCGGCGGACAGCGTCGACGGCGTCGCCGACAAGTGGGACCAGCCAATCGTGGGCGTCTTCAACCAGTTCAAGGAACTGAAGGCGAAGTACCCCCACCTGAAGATCAACATCTCGCTGGGCGGCTGGTCCTACTCCAAGTACTTCAGCGACGCGGCGAAGACGGACGCGAGCCGCAAGAAGCTCGTCTCCTCCTGCATCGACCAGTACATCAAGGGCAACCTGCCGGTCGAGGGCGGCTACGGCGGCCCCGGCTCGGCGGCCGGCATCTTCGACGGCATCGACATCGACTGGGAGTACCCGGCCTCCGCGGGCGGCCACCTGGGCAACCACTACGCCCCCGAGGACAAGCAGAACTTCACCCTCCTGCTCGCCGAGTTCCGTAAGCAGCTCGACGCGTACGGCGCTGCCAACGGCGGCAAGAAGTACCTGCTCACCGCCGCCTTCGGGGCCGGCCAGGACAAGATCGCGAACATCGAGACCGACAAGATCGGCCAGTACCTCGACTACGCGAACCTGATGACGTACGACATGCACGGCGCCTGGGACGGCGACGGGCCGACGTACCACCAGTCCCCGCTGTACTCGGGGGCCGACGACCCGTCCGACCCGGTCGCGCCCGGCACCGAGAAGTACTCGATCGACAACGCGGTCGACTCCTGGCTCGACGGCAAGCCGGCCTACGGCATCGCCGGCGGCTTCCCCGCGAACAAGCTGACCCTGGGCTACGAGTTCTACTACCGCGGCTGGAAGGGCGTCCCGGCAGGCACCACCCACGGTCTGGCCCAGTCCGCGACCGGCGGCTCCTCCCCCCGCCCGCTCAGCCAGCAGGCCGGCATCGCGCACTACAAGGAGCTCGGCGGCATCGTCGACAACCCGGCGACGACGTACTGGGACGACGAGGCGAAGGCGTCCTACTTCTACAAGGACGGCGAGTTCTTCACCGGCCTGGACCAGAAGTCCATCCAGGCCAGGGCCGACTACGCCAAGCAGCGCGGCCTGGCCGGCGCGATGATGTACTCCCTGCTCGGCCTGGACGAGAACGCCACCCTGCTGAAGCAGATCAACACCGCGATCGGCGGCACCAGCACCGGCCCCACCACCCCGCCCACGACCGACCCGACGGACCCGACCACCCCGCCCACCACCGACCCCACGGACCCGCCCGCCACCGGCTGCGGCTCGGTCCCGGCGTACGTGGCCGGCACGGTCTACAACGCGGGCAACGAGGTCTCCTACAACGGCCACACGTACAAGGCCCAGTGGTGGACCCAGAACGAGACCCCGGGCAGCACCGGCGACTGGGGTGTCTGGAAGGACCAGGGCGCCTGCTGA
- a CDS encoding DUF6357 family protein has translation MRDIVFTRASGWIPAVVREDGELRLMLGAGADANHEPRTFTFPLGEDHLAVIREDLARHLLLWSAVLPLCDAAGTRGRLDEDAAVALLDPVLLAPPADVDALFRRIPWHRGQLVSHGADTGLLDRGQVCAALRTATETPDSKRAQEYDARRRRAEHGTVLAPLDTALLRYTNQYLHGATTPRRTPGAVDPALLPEVMRVIATAEQACAGLRIGRDPRRGKHATDKRDWERMTTAVDAAVRRAHPELVAEAVRTISFLMCSEAADRARNAPMDDDDDREPARRTPLSFTDDKGAEKTWRPGGPRTATAAFWEFVADRAASDNEVFTLEDEERGEGIQLHFYADSAARITTVREGRGGADPEYRVEYSLVDGMSGYRALVSAFVHGGCGALGEHGPWIPDVTEFERARRRRDT, from the coding sequence ATGAGAGACATCGTGTTCACGCGCGCGAGCGGCTGGATCCCCGCCGTGGTCCGCGAGGACGGTGAGCTGCGGCTGATGCTGGGCGCCGGGGCCGACGCCAACCACGAGCCCCGCACCTTCACGTTCCCCCTCGGCGAGGACCACCTCGCCGTGATCCGCGAGGACCTGGCCCGTCACCTGCTGCTGTGGAGCGCGGTCCTCCCGCTGTGCGACGCGGCCGGAACCCGGGGCCGGCTCGACGAGGACGCCGCTGTCGCGCTCCTGGACCCGGTCCTCCTCGCCCCGCCGGCGGACGTCGACGCGCTGTTCCGGCGCATCCCGTGGCACCGGGGCCAACTCGTCTCCCATGGAGCCGACACCGGTCTGCTCGACCGGGGTCAGGTCTGCGCGGCCCTGCGTACGGCGACGGAGACGCCCGACAGCAAGCGGGCCCAGGAGTACGACGCCCGGCGCCGCCGGGCCGAGCACGGAACCGTACTCGCCCCGCTCGACACCGCGCTCCTGCGGTACACGAACCAGTACCTGCACGGCGCGACGACCCCGAGGCGGACGCCCGGCGCCGTCGACCCCGCGCTGCTGCCCGAGGTCATGCGGGTGATCGCCACCGCGGAGCAGGCCTGCGCGGGTCTGCGGATCGGCCGCGACCCCCGCCGGGGCAAGCACGCCACGGACAAGCGGGACTGGGAGCGGATGACGACGGCGGTCGACGCGGCCGTGCGCCGCGCCCACCCGGAACTTGTCGCCGAGGCGGTGCGCACCATCAGCTTCCTGATGTGCTCGGAGGCGGCGGACCGCGCCAGGAACGCGCCCATGGACGATGACGACGACCGGGAGCCCGCGAGGCGGACGCCCCTGTCGTTCACCGACGACAAGGGTGCCGAGAAGACGTGGCGGCCGGGCGGCCCCCGTACCGCCACCGCCGCGTTCTGGGAGTTCGTCGCCGACCGCGCCGCCTCGGACAACGAGGTGTTCACCCTCGAGGACGAGGAGCGGGGCGAGGGGATCCAGCTCCACTTCTACGCGGACTCCGCGGCCCGGATCACGACGGTGCGCGAGGGCCGGGGCGGAGCGGATCCGGAGTACCGGGTCGAGTACAGCCTGGTCGACGGGATGAGCGGCTACCGGGCCCTGGTCAGCGCCTTCGTCCACGGCGGCTGCGGCGCACTCGGGGAGCACGGCCCCTGGATTCCGGATGTCACCGAGTTCGAGCGGGCACGCCGGCGACGCGACACCTGA